One window of Methanogenium organophilum genomic DNA carries:
- the ablB gene encoding putative beta-lysine N-acetyltransferase, translating to MNDQIARLGASLIQHGPSNDRVYLMHLAPGETETVIPAIEALAEKHGYSKLFVKVPDAAKEKFTEAGYRIEAHIPGMYGGTEDGWFLARYPDPSRADAGEAKTAISDVLTAAKKTAATPTTCPLPDGYEIAEATPDDAPALAALYREVFATYPFPVHDPAYLRDTMDDDVRYFLIKNGDTVVAASSAEVDHAGQNAEMTDFATHPAARGRGFCPVLLQTMEEEMRRAGICTVYTIARAAFYPITITFARAGYRFGGTLINNTQICGAFESMNVWYRSLGE from the coding sequence ATGAATGACCAGATTGCCCGTCTCGGTGCCTCCCTCATCCAGCACGGCCCCTCCAATGACCGCGTCTACCTGATGCATCTCGCACCGGGGGAGACGGAAACCGTCATCCCGGCAATCGAAGCACTCGCAGAAAAACACGGCTACTCAAAACTCTTTGTGAAGGTTCCGGACGCTGCCAAAGAGAAGTTCACGGAAGCCGGATACCGCATCGAGGCACATATCCCCGGCATGTACGGCGGTACAGAAGACGGCTGGTTTCTGGCCCGCTACCCGGACCCGTCACGGGCCGACGCCGGAGAGGCAAAAACAGCCATTAGTGATGTGCTGACGGCTGCAAAAAAGACAGCTGCAACCCCCACGACATGTCCGCTCCCGGACGGGTACGAGATCGCTGAAGCAACCCCGGATGACGCACCGGCACTCGCTGCACTCTACCGGGAGGTCTTTGCAACCTATCCCTTCCCCGTTCATGACCCCGCCTATCTCCGGGATACAATGGACGATGATGTCCGCTACTTCCTCATCAAAAACGGGGACACAGTGGTCGCGGCCTCGTCAGCTGAGGTTGACCACGCAGGCCAAAACGCGGAGATGACGGACTTTGCGACCCATCCGGCCGCCCGCGGCAGGGGGTTTTGCCCGGTGCTGCTGCAGACCATGGAAGAAGAGATGCGGCGGGCCGGTATCTGCACCGTCTACACCATCGCACGGGCCGCCTTTTATCCCATCACCATCACCTTCGCCCGTGCCGGGTACCGGTTCGGCGGGACACTCATCAACAACACCCAGATCTGCGGGGCGTTCGAGAGCATGAACGTCTGGTACCGGTCGCTTGGGGAATGA
- a CDS encoding deoxyribodipyrimidine photo-lyase, whose translation MERHLTHHDIGRGDYVLYWMQASQRAERNAALDAAIREANQLHKPVLVCFCLDPRGEGRQIRHLRFMLEGLTETQHLLEEQGITFMLRSGPPHEVVPVLAEDACLVVTDRGYLRGQREDRSRLAERLDIPFIEVEGDVIVPVEVASHKEEWSAATFRRRITPHLDHFPMQSPTPAVTVRGAPTEYETLPLDRPEDLIRSLNPLEDAGPAAFAGGLSEARRLLEWFMTGKLSRYATGRNDPNADVLSCMSPYLHFGQISPLEVALRVRGHRGNGENAAAYLEELIVRRELSMNFVHYDPDYATPACLPDWAKKTLAEHARDPREYVYTLRELEEALTHDPYWNAAQTEMRMTGKMHGYMRMYWGKKVIEWSQTPEEAYNTLLTLNNRYELDGRDPNSYAGIAWCFGKHDRAWKERPVFGKVRYMNAKGLRRKFDAGRYAARFGDTYKKG comes from the coding sequence ATGGAACGCCACCTCACGCACCACGACATCGGGCGGGGTGACTATGTCCTCTACTGGATGCAGGCATCCCAGCGGGCAGAGCGGAACGCTGCGCTGGACGCCGCCATCCGGGAGGCAAACCAGCTTCATAAACCGGTTTTGGTCTGTTTCTGTCTTGACCCACGGGGTGAGGGGCGGCAAATCCGCCACCTCAGGTTCATGCTGGAAGGACTCACCGAAACCCAACATCTGCTGGAAGAGCAGGGCATCACATTTATGCTCAGGAGCGGCCCGCCGCATGAAGTGGTTCCCGTCCTTGCAGAGGATGCATGCCTGGTGGTCACCGACCGGGGATACCTGCGGGGCCAGCGTGAGGACCGCTCCCGCCTTGCAGAACGGCTGGACATCCCGTTCATCGAAGTCGAAGGGGACGTCATCGTCCCGGTGGAGGTCGCCTCCCACAAAGAGGAATGGTCAGCGGCAACCTTTCGGCGGCGGATCACTCCCCACCTCGACCACTTCCCAATGCAGTCACCAACACCAGCGGTGACGGTCAGGGGAGCTCCCACGGAATATGAAACGCTCCCATTGGACCGGCCGGAAGACCTCATACGTTCCCTCAACCCGCTTGAGGACGCCGGGCCTGCTGCTTTCGCGGGGGGACTCTCCGAAGCCCGCCGTCTCCTTGAATGGTTTATGACCGGGAAACTCAGCCGATACGCAACAGGACGGAACGACCCGAACGCGGATGTCCTCTCCTGCATGAGTCCATACCTCCACTTCGGGCAGATTTCACCCCTCGAAGTCGCACTCCGGGTCAGGGGACACAGAGGAAATGGAGAGAACGCCGCCGCATATCTCGAAGAACTCATCGTCCGCCGTGAACTCTCGATGAACTTTGTGCACTACGACCCCGACTACGCAACACCTGCCTGCCTCCCGGACTGGGCGAAGAAGACGCTTGCAGAACACGCCCGTGATCCCCGCGAATACGTGTATACCCTCAGGGAACTGGAGGAGGCATTGACCCATGACCCCTACTGGAACGCCGCACAAACCGAGATGCGGATGACCGGGAAGATGCACGGCTACATGCGGATGTACTGGGGAAAGAAGGTCATCGAATGGTCACAAACACCTGAAGAGGCATATAACACTCTCCTCACCCTGAACAACCGCTATGAACTGGACGGGCGTGACCCGAACAGTTACGCGGGCATTGCCTGGTGTTTCGGAAAGCATGACCGGGCATGGAAGGAGCGGCCCGTCTTCGGGAAGGTGAGATACATGAATGCCAAAGGGCTCCGGCGAAAGTTCGATGCCGGCCGGTATGCGGCCCGGTTCGGTGATACATACAAAAAAGGATGA